The proteins below are encoded in one region of Aequorivita iocasae:
- a CDS encoding LytR/AlgR family response regulator transcription factor yields MIKAILIDDDKNLREGMKKLLALFAPNIKIIGEADSVATGVEAIDRLQPQVVFLDIQLNDGTGFDILEKVAEKNKTITSNIVFITAHEQYAIKAFRFSALDFLLKPVDPEELQKVIEKIETVVVKKNDFSHIDLLLENIRKNVDNFKRIALSTQDGIHLFDISDIIRCESEDNYTKFYINNHKPILISKTLKEYEELLAQHNFERIHQSHLINLNYLRSYIKKDGGYVVMEDGSRLPISQRKRERLQNILKAM; encoded by the coding sequence ATGATTAAGGCAATTTTAATAGACGACGATAAAAATTTAAGGGAGGGAATGAAAAAACTCCTCGCCCTATTTGCACCCAACATAAAAATAATTGGGGAAGCAGATAGCGTAGCAACTGGCGTTGAGGCGATAGACCGCTTGCAACCACAGGTTGTCTTTTTGGACATACAATTGAATGATGGTACCGGATTTGATATTTTGGAAAAAGTAGCCGAAAAAAACAAAACCATCACCTCAAATATCGTATTCATTACCGCCCACGAACAGTATGCAATCAAAGCTTTTAGGTTTAGTGCGCTGGATTTTTTGCTGAAACCCGTAGATCCTGAAGAATTACAAAAGGTTATTGAAAAAATTGAAACGGTGGTCGTAAAGAAAAACGACTTTTCGCATATAGATTTGTTGCTTGAAAACATTCGTAAAAATGTGGACAATTTTAAACGCATAGCGCTGTCAACCCAGGACGGAATACATCTTTTTGACATAAGCGATATAATACGTTGCGAAAGTGAGGATAATTATACCAAGTTTTATATTAACAATCATAAACCCATATTGATTTCAAAAACCTTGAAGGAATACGAAGAGCTTTTGGCGCAACACAATTTTGAACGCATCCATCAATCACATTTAATAAATCTTAATTATTTAAGGTCGTATATAAAAAAAGATGGCGGCTATGTGGTAATGGAAGATGGAAGTCGATTGCCCATTTCGCAACGAAAAAGGGAACGCTTGCAAAACATTTTAAAAGCGATGTAA
- a CDS encoding ABC transporter permease/M1 family aminopeptidase → MNAILQFQLKHSGNRYVLGLTALLLVFIGWFCGYKFNLTAGEGIYLNSPYTIGFMMALLSLSIIFMAILFALEILFKEWDTKFDIMLFSYPISLKNYLKGKFSAFTLKAFLSFLILIIGFVIGQNLRTGSEMLLGFSVWSYLYPFLIFGVLNCFFVCSFLFMVAYTTRKKLLVVIGGLLLYVLYMVLLVFSNSPFMAGSIPQSIEVQQLSSLLDPFGTSAYFFEARDLSVSEKNQFIVPLKGFLAINRIVYVVLSMLFLAISYRFYVFNKTTSKKELKRKKDNVKAGIVRLTKVKIPALNFGLKSELNSIISFAKVDLIYLFKSVTIVAVSMLLVFFVGMEMYSDIDKGIRLPDYYASSGLLATSISQSFHLLGAFILVYFINDMYWRSSAAHFYLIEDSTFFSKAKLKGHLMSLALLLVFLTTLLIVLALVFQISYGYTQIDWLAYFGVIIFNTIPLFLFGTLLLLINSIINSKYVALGISIVAVVVFTTPLIKMLLPYPLLHVFSGFNGVFSDLNGYGAYLSAFSNRLLFGICLLGLIWILNSFLKFKQWTKLKSFIAIVFFGFSVFGGFNFMNGYSPKNEDTKLVEAVNYEKNYRNYQNIPQPTIIDVDTKIDLYPSENSYKIQGKYRIQNLSDEPINKILLNFHSDLELNQATFRIHNKDISVDEIVSEIKLDEPFMPSDTATLQFNLSYKWFAVNGHQSFNAIVDNGTFMRISNYYPLLGYQSDKEIEDEQKREEYGLGNPTGLKKLEAPKVFKNDFINLNMVLTTESNQIPMGIGNIVKTWTENDRTNTQYKVYGIPFRFAVASAKYQKQTIKHRNIEIEVLYHDMHFENVERLLKNAVLSLDYCVNNFNGYPFEKISFVEVSSFTSGFAATAYPATIFMTENMIFHANIDSDPSKDVINELAGHELAHIWWGNSQINPDEREGASMLTESLAMYTEMMIYKKMYGKERMMERVEIHQQIYDNEKGLYGNPPLYRVPYGATHIAYSKGAIAMVELSELIGEDKVNEALRSFLANNQYPKKPTTLDLLEEFYKVAPDKSAKSKIDELFQTS, encoded by the coding sequence ATGAATGCTATACTTCAATTTCAATTAAAGCATAGCGGTAACCGGTATGTATTAGGTTTAACAGCTTTACTATTAGTATTTATAGGATGGTTTTGCGGTTATAAGTTTAATTTAACTGCTGGTGAAGGAATTTATCTTAATTCCCCATACACCATTGGCTTTATGATGGCATTGTTGAGTCTGTCAATAATTTTTATGGCTATTCTATTTGCCTTAGAGATTCTGTTTAAGGAATGGGACACAAAATTTGATATAATGTTATTCTCATATCCAATTTCCCTTAAAAACTATTTAAAAGGGAAGTTTTCAGCATTTACGTTAAAAGCATTTTTAAGTTTTTTAATCTTAATTATAGGATTTGTCATTGGTCAGAACTTACGAACAGGTAGCGAAATGCTGTTAGGATTTAGTGTTTGGTCATATCTCTATCCGTTTTTAATCTTTGGGGTTTTAAACTGCTTCTTCGTTTGTAGCTTCTTGTTTATGGTTGCCTATACAACGCGTAAGAAGTTATTAGTGGTTATTGGAGGTTTACTATTGTATGTTCTTTACATGGTATTATTAGTGTTTTCTAATTCGCCATTTATGGCAGGAAGCATCCCGCAATCTATTGAAGTACAGCAACTATCATCATTGCTGGATCCTTTTGGAACATCTGCCTATTTCTTTGAAGCTAGAGACTTGAGTGTTTCTGAAAAAAATCAATTCATCGTGCCACTTAAAGGCTTTTTGGCCATCAACCGTATAGTTTATGTGGTGTTATCAATGTTGTTTTTGGCTATTTCTTATCGTTTTTATGTGTTCAATAAAACAACAAGTAAAAAGGAATTGAAGCGTAAAAAGGATAACGTTAAAGCAGGAATAGTAAGATTGACAAAAGTTAAAATACCAGCTCTTAATTTTGGTTTAAAGTCAGAATTAAACTCAATTATATCCTTTGCAAAGGTTGATTTAATTTACCTTTTTAAAAGCGTAACTATAGTTGCTGTTTCCATGCTATTGGTGTTCTTCGTTGGTATGGAAATGTATTCAGATATTGATAAAGGCATACGTTTACCAGATTATTATGCCAGTTCTGGTCTTTTGGCGACTTCTATTTCGCAAAGCTTTCACTTATTGGGTGCGTTCATTTTGGTGTATTTTATTAATGACATGTATTGGAGAAGTAGTGCAGCCCATTTTTATTTAATTGAAGACAGTACATTTTTTTCAAAAGCAAAATTAAAAGGGCACTTAATGTCATTGGCTTTGTTATTAGTATTCTTAACAACGTTACTTATAGTATTGGCATTAGTGTTTCAAATCAGTTATGGATATACACAAATTGATTGGTTGGCTTATTTTGGGGTTATTATATTTAATACAATTCCACTTTTCCTTTTCGGCACATTGTTACTTCTTATCAATAGTATCATCAATAGCAAATATGTAGCCTTAGGTATTTCAATAGTAGCGGTTGTAGTTTTTACAACACCATTAATAAAAATGTTGTTGCCATATCCATTATTACATGTTTTCTCAGGATTTAATGGTGTGTTTAGTGACCTAAATGGTTATGGTGCATATCTGTCAGCCTTTTCAAATAGATTGCTTTTTGGAATTTGCCTGCTGGGCTTAATATGGATTTTAAATTCATTTTTGAAATTTAAACAATGGACCAAATTGAAATCTTTTATTGCCATTGTTTTCTTTGGATTTAGCGTTTTTGGAGGCTTTAATTTCATGAATGGCTATTCACCAAAAAATGAAGACACAAAACTAGTTGAAGCGGTTAATTATGAAAAAAATTACCGTAATTATCAAAATATACCCCAACCTACAATTATAGATGTAGACACAAAAATAGACTTGTATCCTTCTGAAAATTCTTATAAAATTCAAGGAAAATATAGAATTCAAAATCTATCAGATGAACCAATAAATAAGATTCTATTGAATTTTCATTCCGACTTAGAATTAAATCAAGCAACATTTAGAATCCATAATAAAGATATTTCAGTTGATGAGATTGTATCAGAGATAAAACTTGATGAGCCTTTTATGCCAAGTGATACAGCGACTCTGCAGTTTAATTTATCATACAAATGGTTTGCTGTCAATGGACATCAATCTTTTAATGCTATCGTTGATAATGGTACGTTTATGAGGATTAGTAATTATTATCCTTTGTTGGGATACCAATCAGATAAAGAGATAGAAGACGAACAAAAACGAGAAGAATACGGACTCGGTAATCCAACAGGTTTAAAGAAGCTTGAAGCACCAAAAGTCTTTAAAAATGACTTTATAAATTTAAATATGGTACTTACCACTGAAAGCAATCAAATACCTATGGGAATAGGCAATATTGTTAAAACCTGGACTGAAAACGATAGGACAAATACCCAATACAAAGTCTATGGTATTCCATTTCGATTTGCAGTTGCATCTGCTAAATACCAAAAACAAACTATCAAGCATCGTAACATAGAAATTGAAGTACTTTATCATGACATGCATTTTGAAAATGTAGAGCGACTGCTAAAAAATGCCGTATTGAGTTTAGATTATTGTGTAAATAATTTTAATGGGTATCCATTTGAAAAAATAAGCTTTGTAGAGGTCTCATCTTTTACGAGTGGGTTTGCGGCAACAGCATATCCAGCAACCATTTTTATGACCGAAAACATGATATTTCATGCCAATATAGATAGTGATCCAAGTAAAGATGTTATAAATGAATTAGCAGGCCATGAGTTGGCTCATATATGGTGGGGAAATAGTCAAATAAATCCAGATGAAAGAGAAGGCGCTTCAATGCTTACCGAGTCCTTAGCCATGTATACCGAAATGATGATTTACAAAAAAATGTATGGGAAAGAACGCATGATGGAACGCGTTGAAATACATCAACAAATTTATGATAATGAAAAAGGACTTTACGGAAATCCACCTTTATACAGAGTGCCTTATGGCGCAACACATATAGCTTACTCAAAAGGTGCAATAGCAATGGTAGAATTATCTGAATTAATAGGCGAAGATAAAGTCAATGAAGCATTAAGAAGTTTTTTAGCCAATAATCAATATCCTAAAAAGCCTACAACTTTAGATTTGCTTGAGGAATTTTATAAAGTCGCACCAGATAAAAGTGCTAAATCTAAAATTGACGAGCTGTTTCAAACCAGCTGA
- a CDS encoding type 1 glutamine amidotransferase domain-containing protein — MFKKYRIIKWILTALTLIVAVLIFIGIYIASLLPVEDGTLVNSQVRDINYITKDVPAYRGKILAVVTSTATMGTSGKGTGYELTELARAYYVFKANGFDVDIASPLGGKPPVVLDDDDMGIFDYAFLNDSIAQSKTNNSLILKDINPKIYDAVYFVGGKGAMFDFPNNKFIHALIQDFHKNNKVIGAVCHGPAAFVNVTLNDGQSFLKNKQVSSFTNKEELLLIPNAESVFPFLLQDKLISQGAVFNEGIMYLEKISHDNNLITGQNPWSVWAMAEAMVKQIGYTPKQRAITAEENAVKVLLAYETKGKEDAKAVIKQIVEENKQSVSRSLLINHSAVSVIQGHLKKSYDLLRLASYTKDIEPNK; from the coding sequence ATGTTTAAAAAATATCGAATTATTAAATGGATACTAACCGCGCTAACCCTTATTGTGGCTGTCCTTATCTTTATTGGCATATATATCGCGAGTCTATTACCGGTAGAAGATGGCACCTTAGTTAATAGTCAAGTGCGTGATATCAATTACATCACTAAAGATGTACCAGCGTATCGTGGAAAAATACTGGCTGTTGTAACCAGCACGGCTACAATGGGTACAAGTGGTAAAGGCACAGGATATGAACTAACGGAATTAGCAAGAGCTTACTATGTTTTTAAAGCTAATGGTTTTGATGTTGATATAGCAAGTCCTTTAGGAGGGAAGCCACCTGTGGTGTTAGATGATGATGATATGGGAATATTCGATTATGCATTTTTGAATGATTCAATTGCGCAATCCAAAACCAATAACAGCCTTATATTAAAAGATATTAATCCTAAAATATATGATGCTGTTTATTTTGTCGGAGGGAAAGGAGCGATGTTTGATTTTCCAAATAATAAATTTATACATGCTCTAATACAAGATTTCCATAAGAATAACAAAGTAATAGGGGCAGTCTGTCATGGCCCTGCAGCATTTGTAAATGTTACCTTAAATGATGGGCAGTCATTTTTAAAAAATAAGCAGGTAAGTAGCTTTACCAATAAGGAAGAGTTATTATTAATTCCAAATGCAGAATCTGTATTTCCTTTTTTATTGCAAGATAAACTGATATCTCAAGGAGCCGTATTTAACGAAGGCATCATGTATCTTGAAAAAATAAGTCACGATAATAATTTAATTACTGGTCAAAATCCATGGTCAGTATGGGCAATGGCTGAAGCTATGGTAAAGCAAATAGGATACACCCCGAAACAAAGAGCAATAACTGCGGAAGAAAATGCCGTTAAAGTCTTATTAGCCTATGAAACAAAAGGCAAAGAAGATGCTAAAGCAGTAATAAAACAAATTGTAGAAGAAAATAAACAATCTGTTTCTAGATCATTGCTAATTAATCATAGTGCTGTATCAGTAATACAGGGACATTTAAAAAAATCTTATGACCTTTTACGTTTAGCGTCTTATACAAAAGATATTGAACCCAATAAATAA
- a CDS encoding DUF4386 domain-containing protein: MKQLARISGIAYLMIFLAGFYANFAVLESLIDKNSSAITASNFINNHIQLGNGLLGFVVMLCFDALLVWSLFGLTKSTSKRMSYLASFFRLLHALFFGVALFKLWAAYQITFNATISTNLQNQVSELLLDFDTLWTVGLLFFGVHLLVLGYLALKSITIPNAIGILLMLAAIGYIIDSTAKLIMPNYIVYKDVFEMVVIIPSVIGEFSFTVWLLIKGFKKQSQQEVEKIV; the protein is encoded by the coding sequence ATGAAACAATTAGCAAGAATATCAGGGATTGCCTATCTAATGATTTTTTTAGCAGGTTTTTATGCCAATTTTGCGGTGCTTGAAAGCCTAATAGACAAGAACAGCTCAGCAATTACAGCTTCAAATTTCATTAATAATCATATACAACTAGGTAACGGATTACTTGGGTTTGTGGTGATGTTGTGCTTTGATGCGCTATTGGTTTGGTCGCTTTTTGGTTTGACAAAATCGACAAGTAAGAGAATGTCTTATCTAGCTTCTTTTTTTCGATTATTGCACGCGCTCTTCTTTGGTGTTGCATTATTTAAATTATGGGCGGCCTATCAAATAACATTTAATGCAACTATTTCAACAAACTTACAGAACCAGGTATCAGAATTGTTATTAGATTTTGATACGCTTTGGACTGTTGGATTGCTTTTTTTTGGAGTTCACTTACTTGTTTTAGGTTATCTAGCTTTAAAATCAATAACGATCCCGAACGCAATTGGCATACTATTAATGCTTGCAGCAATAGGTTATATAATAGATAGTACAGCAAAGCTGATCATGCCAAATTATATAGTTTATAAAGATGTTTTTGAAATGGTCGTTATAATTCCTTCAGTAATTGGGGAGTTCTCGTTTACCGTTTGGCTACTAATCAAGGGATTTAAAAAGCAATCACAACAAGAAGTTGAAAAAATAGTGTAA
- a CDS encoding 5-carboxymethyl-2-hydroxymuconate Delta-isomerase: protein MPHFVIDCSEQIVKLKSPQEINQKVYDTAVSTGLFIPEEIKVRINPFQYYITGNTSDHFIHVFGNIMEGRTTEQKAELSKRIVSELKVMFPEVPIISINIRDFERATYCNKSMV, encoded by the coding sequence ATGCCACATTTTGTAATAGACTGCTCTGAGCAGATCGTAAAATTAAAATCACCACAAGAGATTAATCAGAAAGTATACGATACTGCGGTGTCAACAGGACTATTCATTCCTGAGGAAATTAAAGTTCGTATTAATCCATTTCAATATTATATCACTGGAAATACAAGTGATCACTTTATCCATGTTTTTGGAAATATCATGGAAGGAAGAACCACAGAACAAAAAGCAGAACTTTCAAAACGAATTGTTTCAGAATTGAAAGTGATGTTTCCTGAAGTGCCTATTATTTCAATAAACATTCGGGATTTTGAAAGAGCTACCTATTGTAATAAATCAATGGTGTAA
- a CDS encoding T9SS type A sorting domain-containing protein: MNKILLFLLLTTGLASAQIVNIPDVSFKNELISDGVDTNSDGEIQVSEALATTSISLQSSNIANITGIEAFVNLTSFQSDPNQVATIDFSTNVNLVSISIQAAIPPNVGPLTSINIDSCVALENLLVSSSSIAVLDLSSNVNLTSLYIAVNPLLETVFLKNGSDESSNMDPGSWMENWLSANNPSLQYVCADDFQTTEIQQFAGTDYPVNSYCTFPPGGDVNTITGVTKLDDEGNGCDSGDSTIPYTSFNIEFNGNPSNAIAYSNAAGVYNVYAGEAGTYTLLPNLENPNYFNISPSSVDINFPVIDNSSVTQDFCAEANGVHPDLEVVIATAVHARPGFDATYLLVYKNKGNHPLSGDVQFNYPEDTMDFVSSSTTPDSQGNGTMTFNFTDLQPYQTETVEIVLAVNGPMDTPPVNIGDILQLNAQINPVAGDEMPNDNLFTLNQTVIGSFDPNNIVCLQGDEVPTNYIGDYLHYIINFENTGTAPAENVVVTMEIDADDFDPTSLQILNISHDVQIIVRNGIAEFHFQSINLDTGGHGNILLKMKTKSDLNISDIVGAKANIYFDYNFPVETNEAETSFRVLGVEEYNSLKIAIYPNPAYGLINIQAASGIKNIGIYDLQGRLIDTSTINNQNTELNISALTPGVYFLSIETQTGTGFKKFIKH; the protein is encoded by the coding sequence ATGAACAAAATACTACTCTTTCTCTTATTAACTACTGGTTTAGCCAGTGCACAAATCGTAAACATTCCCGACGTATCATTTAAAAATGAATTGATTAGTGATGGCGTTGATACAAACAGCGATGGAGAAATCCAAGTTTCCGAAGCGTTGGCGACTACTTCAATATCGCTGCAATCTTCCAATATTGCAAACATAACGGGAATTGAAGCTTTTGTAAATTTAACGAGCTTTCAGAGTGACCCAAACCAGGTTGCAACAATAGACTTTTCAACTAATGTAAATTTAGTTTCAATTAGTATCCAAGCCGCCATTCCACCAAATGTGGGGCCCTTAACTTCAATAAATATTGATTCCTGTGTTGCTCTGGAAAACCTGTTGGTATCCTCATCCTCCATTGCCGTATTGGATCTTAGTTCAAATGTTAACCTTACTTCCCTGTACATTGCAGTAAACCCATTGTTGGAAACCGTCTTCCTTAAAAACGGTAGCGATGAAAGCTCAAACATGGATCCCGGAAGCTGGATGGAAAATTGGTTATCCGCAAACAACCCAAGCCTCCAATATGTGTGCGCCGATGATTTTCAAACTACCGAAATCCAACAATTTGCAGGAACCGATTATCCGGTAAATTCATATTGTACCTTTCCTCCGGGGGGTGATGTAAACACCATTACGGGAGTAACAAAATTAGACGATGAAGGCAACGGATGCGATTCAGGCGATAGCACCATACCATACACGAGTTTCAATATAGAATTTAATGGCAATCCTTCCAATGCAATTGCTTACAGTAATGCCGCAGGAGTTTACAATGTATATGCCGGCGAGGCGGGCACCTACACCCTATTGCCAAATTTGGAAAACCCAAATTATTTCAATATTAGCCCCTCCTCTGTAGATATAAATTTCCCAGTTATTGATAATAGCAGTGTAACCCAAGACTTCTGCGCAGAAGCAAATGGCGTTCATCCAGATCTGGAAGTAGTAATCGCCACGGCTGTACACGCAAGACCCGGCTTTGATGCGACCTATTTGCTAGTGTATAAAAATAAAGGAAACCACCCCCTTTCGGGCGATGTTCAATTTAATTATCCCGAAGACACCATGGATTTTGTGTCTTCAAGTACAACTCCAGATTCGCAGGGAAATGGAACAATGACCTTTAATTTTACCGACTTGCAACCGTACCAAACCGAAACCGTTGAGATAGTTCTTGCAGTAAATGGTCCAATGGATACGCCTCCAGTAAATATTGGCGATATCTTACAACTTAACGCCCAAATAAACCCTGTGGCGGGAGATGAAATGCCAAACGATAATCTTTTTACCCTTAACCAGACAGTAATTGGCTCTTTTGATCCTAATAATATTGTGTGTTTGCAAGGAGATGAAGTGCCCACAAACTATATTGGAGATTATCTTCATTATATTATAAATTTTGAAAATACGGGTACTGCCCCCGCAGAGAATGTTGTAGTAACTATGGAAATAGATGCTGACGACTTCGACCCAACATCTCTTCAAATACTTAATATTTCCCACGACGTACAAATAATAGTAAGGAATGGTATAGCAGAGTTTCATTTCCAAAGCATCAATCTTGACACAGGGGGCCACGGAAATATCCTTCTTAAAATGAAAACCAAAAGTGACTTAAACATATCAGATATCGTGGGCGCAAAAGCAAATATTTACTTTGATTACAATTTCCCGGTAGAGACCAATGAAGCAGAAACCTCATTCAGGGTGCTGGGTGTAGAAGAGTATAATAGCTTAAAAATTGCAATATACCCAAATCCAGCCTATGGTTTAATAAACATTCAAGCTGCTTCTGGTATAAAGAATATCGGCATCTACGATCTTCAAGGAAGATTGATTGACACAAGCACAATAAATAATCAAAATACTGAATTGAATATTTCAGCCTTAACACCTGGAGTCTATTTCCTATCTATCGAAACACAAACCGGTACTGGCTTTAAAAAGTTCATTAAGCATTAG
- a CDS encoding ABC transporter ATP-binding protein has product MNTLKINNLELTYKNGHQAIRNISLEIKNGMFGLLGPNGAGKSSLMKTIVGLQKPSSGKILFNNADIVNNPEEIKKHLGFLPQDFGVYPKVNAYDLLNHIAILKGVNNKVERQKQIQYLLEKVNLWNFKNKEVHTFSGGMKQRFGVAQALLGSPKIIIVDEPTAGLDPEERNRFNALLSDISSEVIVILSTHLVEDVKNLCSEMTIMNKGRILKIGKPKELIEDLEGKIWSKFIANDELETYQSNLKVISQQLIERQLQITVFASTQPEEFSPVEPILEHVYFNVLSQNN; this is encoded by the coding sequence ATGAACACTCTAAAAATTAACAATCTAGAGCTAACCTATAAAAACGGGCATCAAGCAATTAGAAATATTTCTTTGGAAATAAAGAATGGAATGTTCGGGTTATTAGGCCCAAATGGTGCTGGAAAATCCTCCCTAATGAAAACAATCGTTGGGCTTCAAAAACCTTCTTCCGGGAAAATCCTATTCAATAATGCCGACATTGTCAATAATCCTGAAGAAATTAAAAAGCACTTAGGGTTTTTACCTCAGGATTTTGGAGTTTACCCTAAAGTAAATGCATACGATTTATTAAACCATATAGCTATTTTAAAAGGTGTTAATAATAAAGTTGAACGTCAGAAACAGATTCAATATTTGTTAGAGAAAGTAAACCTTTGGAATTTTAAGAACAAAGAAGTACATACTTTTTCTGGGGGAATGAAACAACGCTTTGGCGTGGCTCAAGCTTTATTGGGAAGTCCTAAAATTATCATTGTGGATGAGCCTACTGCCGGCCTGGACCCAGAAGAGCGTAACCGTTTTAATGCACTTCTAAGTGATATTAGTAGTGAAGTAATTGTGATTTTATCTACTCATTTAGTTGAAGATGTGAAAAACCTATGTTCTGAAATGACCATTATGAATAAAGGTAGAATTCTTAAAATTGGTAAGCCAAAAGAATTAATTGAAGATTTAGAAGGTAAAATCTGGTCAAAATTTATTGCTAATGATGAACTGGAAACTTACCAATCAAATCTAAAAGTTATTAGTCAACAACTTATAGAGCGTCAACTTCAAATTACAGTGTTTGCATCTACACAACCTGAAGAATTTTCACCAGTTGAACCAATATTGGAGCACGTTTACTTTAATGTGCTTTCCCAAAACAATTAA